One Thermosphaera aggregans DNA segment encodes these proteins:
- the hxlB gene encoding 6-phospho-3-hexuloisomerase: protein MVSGITRDAMYEIVNFIVKSIDLIEDYSKENMISLLTSARKENKRVFVIGAGRSGLIARAFAMRLLHLGFNVYVIGETILPRASPGDILIAISGSGRTKLVVAAAEAAKGALMKVVAITTYPDSPLGRLADIVVRIPGRTKMAVEEDYISRQILGIHEPLAPLGTLFEDTTLIFLDGIIVELMNRLGITEEELMNRHANIE from the coding sequence ATGGTTTCCGGCATTACAAGAGATGCAATGTACGAGATTGTTAATTTCATTGTCAAATCCATTGACTTAATAGAAGACTATAGTAAGGAAAACATGATTAGCTTGCTCACCTCTGCTAGGAAAGAGAATAAGAGGGTTTTCGTGATAGGCGCGGGGAGAAGTGGACTAATAGCCAGGGCCTTCGCTATGAGACTGCTACATTTGGGTTTCAACGTGTATGTGATAGGTGAAACCATTCTACCAAGAGCTTCTCCAGGCGATATCTTGATAGCTATATCAGGTTCCGGTAGGACGAAACTTGTGGTAGCGGCAGCTGAAGCTGCCAAAGGAGCGTTGATGAAAGTAGTAGCCATTACCACATACCCAGACTCTCCTCTCGGCAGGTTGGCTGACATAGTTGTCAGGATACCTGGCAGAACCAAGATGGCTGTTGAAGAAGACTATATTAGCAGGCAGATTCTGGGTATTCACGAACCTCTCGCACCTTTAGGAACACTCTTCGAGGACACGACGCTAATATTTCTTGACGGTATAATCGTTGAGTTAATGAACAGGCTCGGCATAACTGAGGAGGAGTTGATGAACAGGCATGCAAACATTGAGTGA
- a CDS encoding HD domain-containing protein: protein MVTIGPGLLPELVNTSPLLRKAYEAVVSDPEVPVLWELSNIMAVKRLKYNDHGPVHAHIAAGAALSIFHLLIKKGITPSLIKDGVLNNVEHAMLVPLLAGLLHDIGNSVHRDMHERIGAVLAIPIVDRILRHIIKDEREVLRLRQEVSHAIYCTSYDVECLTIEAGTVKVGDGLDMAEGRARVPYRLGSVSIHSVSALSIKKVEIEEGVQNPIRVNVYMTEMAGIFQVDEVLVPKIKTTPLRNLIEVHAIIGSEKVKSYP from the coding sequence ATGGTTACGATAGGTCCTGGTTTATTACCAGAGCTTGTAAACACTTCCCCATTGTTGAGAAAAGCCTATGAAGCAGTGGTTTCCGATCCCGAAGTGCCTGTTTTATGGGAACTTTCCAACATTATGGCCGTTAAGAGGTTGAAATACAATGATCATGGACCCGTGCACGCTCATATTGCAGCAGGTGCCGCGCTTAGTATTTTTCACCTACTAATTAAGAAGGGAATTACTCCTAGTTTGATTAAAGACGGAGTGTTAAACAATGTGGAACACGCTATGCTAGTGCCTCTTCTAGCAGGCCTCCTCCACGACATAGGTAATAGTGTTCACAGAGACATGCATGAAAGGATTGGTGCAGTATTAGCGATTCCGATTGTAGACAGGATTTTAAGGCACATCATCAAGGATGAGCGGGAAGTGTTAAGGCTTAGGCAGGAGGTCTCCCATGCCATATACTGCACAAGCTACGATGTTGAGTGCTTGACGATTGAAGCGGGAACTGTTAAAGTCGGAGACGGCTTGGACATGGCGGAGGGAAGAGCTCGAGTTCCCTACAGGCTTGGAAGCGTGTCAATCCACAGTGTTTCAGCCCTGAGTATTAAGAAGGTTGAAATAGAGGAGGGCGTGCAGAACCCTATCAGAGTAAACGTCTACATGACCGAGATGGCTGGAATATTCCAGGTGGATGAGGTTCTTGTTCCCAAGATTAAAACAACTCCTCTCAGGAATCTTATAGAAGTCCATGCGATAATAGGTAGCGAGAAGGTTAAATCATATCCGTAA
- a CDS encoding aminotransferase class V-fold PLP-dependent enzyme, protein MFDPEEVRKDFPILSRKINGRPLVYFDNAASTQKPIQVINVIVEFYRNHYANIHRGLHTLSQEASEMYEKAHETLAKFINAYSWEEVVFCNNTTDAMNLVAYAWGLKNLREGDEIVATIMDHHSTMLPWRKIAKMKGAVVKYINVTPQGYLDYDSLNTIITPKTKVIVFPIASNVLGTINNVEELVKRAREVGSIVVADGAQSVPHTLTDVRKLGVDFLGFSGHKMLGPTGSGVLWGRRDILEEMDLFKVGGDTIRDVTVDDTVWLDLPWRFEAGTPNIEAGIALGVAAEYLMKLGMENVREHEKHLVAYTLKRLSEEFPDDIRVYGPRDPGDKTGVVSFNIIGLNHHTVAKALDLFGIAVRSGMHCAHPLHYSLKITYLEKPPSSLPEKPEDRLILYGSVRASYYVYNTFEEVDYFIETLGKIVNLKEALKKEKPEAPCTGS, encoded by the coding sequence TTGTTCGATCCCGAGGAGGTTAGAAAAGATTTTCCAATCCTCTCTAGAAAGATTAACGGTAGACCTTTAGTTTACTTCGATAACGCCGCCTCCACTCAGAAGCCTATCCAGGTAATTAACGTCATTGTCGAGTTTTACAGAAACCACTATGCTAACATACACAGGGGGTTGCACACGCTGAGCCAGGAAGCAAGTGAAATGTATGAGAAAGCGCATGAAACCCTGGCCAAGTTTATCAATGCTTACTCATGGGAGGAAGTTGTCTTCTGCAACAATACCACCGATGCCATGAACCTGGTAGCTTATGCATGGGGTTTGAAAAATCTCAGGGAAGGTGACGAGATTGTTGCAACCATCATGGACCATCACAGCACCATGCTTCCCTGGAGGAAAATAGCGAAAATGAAAGGGGCTGTTGTAAAATACATTAATGTAACCCCGCAGGGCTACCTCGACTATGACTCCTTAAACACGATCATCACCCCTAAAACCAAAGTTATAGTCTTCCCTATCGCAAGCAATGTCCTTGGGACTATTAACAATGTTGAAGAACTGGTTAAGAGGGCTAGAGAAGTAGGCTCAATTGTTGTCGCGGATGGCGCTCAAAGCGTGCCACACACGCTAACCGATGTGAGAAAACTAGGTGTCGACTTCTTGGGCTTTAGCGGGCATAAGATGCTGGGGCCTACCGGGAGCGGAGTGTTATGGGGGAGGAGGGATATTCTAGAGGAAATGGACTTGTTCAAGGTTGGAGGAGACACGATTAGAGATGTTACTGTTGACGATACTGTATGGTTGGATCTTCCATGGAGGTTTGAAGCAGGTACGCCGAACATAGAGGCAGGAATAGCTCTAGGAGTGGCTGCTGAGTATTTAATGAAGCTGGGCATGGAGAATGTGCGTGAGCATGAGAAACATCTTGTAGCGTATACTCTGAAAAGGCTGAGCGAGGAGTTCCCAGATGACATCAGGGTTTACGGCCCCAGGGACCCTGGTGATAAGACCGGTGTCGTCTCGTTCAACATCATAGGTTTAAACCATCATACTGTTGCTAAAGCGCTAGACCTTTTCGGCATCGCGGTTAGATCCGGGATGCACTGTGCCCACCCCCTCCACTATTCTTTGAAGATAACATATTTGGAGAAACCGCCCTCGAGTCTGCCGGAGAAGCCGGAGGATAGGCTGATTCTCTACGGTAGCGTGAGGGCTAGCTACTACGTCTACAACACCTTCGAAGAAGTAGACTACTTCATTGAAACCCTGGGGAAGATAGTGAATCTCAAAGAAGCATTAAAGAAAGAAAAGCCGGAAGCACCCTGCACAGGAAGCTGA
- a CDS encoding asparagine synthetase A: MFYRCGVCGLTPLKEHRTLLAKLSSPEPCPVKLLATVAGKTTESIILRDISGFKELKIKGRVGREILNLPCETSIYVEGFVKGDYLEVEKYRLVHPSKLECCEGESEDVREFALNYFMYAGRPRYFKIIKTMSSLSHLIRNVLVSEGFTELQSPIIGWKSDPGLRGAGRVKVSLYGSQYELHSSLIMYKQIYASIFERIFYFARNIRVEPLENANTGRHLIEFTQVDVEEAFTSMPEAIGFAESLLKRVVREFLNSHGDLLDPPRIEWLDKTFLSEKYPVVTYDEAVNLLARNGFDVRKGSELSHEAEAFLGEYYGIPVWLIGFPSTARGFYYIENAERPGYNVDWNLILPEGHGEILDGGCREYRAEELRRRIQALGENPAEYEWFLNIASKGFVKPSCGWGLGLERLVKAFHGLPHIGFATPHPRLPGIIGP, from the coding sequence GTGTTTTATCGGTGCGGGGTATGTGGTTTAACACCGTTAAAAGAACATAGAACTCTACTAGCCAAGCTCTCCTCACCCGAGCCATGCCCAGTTAAACTCCTCGCAACAGTGGCCGGTAAAACAACAGAATCAATCATTCTCCGGGATATCTCAGGGTTTAAGGAGCTCAAGATTAAAGGGAGAGTGGGAAGGGAGATTTTGAACCTGCCCTGCGAGACATCAATATACGTTGAGGGATTTGTTAAAGGAGATTATCTCGAAGTTGAGAAGTACAGATTAGTCCACCCATCCAAGCTTGAATGTTGTGAAGGAGAATCTGAAGATGTTCGAGAATTCGCATTGAATTACTTCATGTATGCTGGGAGACCCAGGTATTTCAAAATTATTAAAACGATGTCTTCTCTGTCTCATTTGATAAGGAACGTACTAGTATCAGAGGGATTTACAGAGTTACAATCACCCATTATCGGCTGGAAGAGCGATCCAGGCTTGAGGGGTGCGGGTAGGGTTAAAGTAAGCCTTTATGGAAGTCAATACGAGTTGCACTCAAGCCTGATAATGTACAAGCAGATATATGCCAGTATTTTCGAGAGAATATTCTACTTCGCGAGAAACATTAGGGTTGAACCACTGGAAAACGCTAACACCGGGAGACATTTAATCGAGTTCACGCAGGTTGACGTCGAGGAGGCATTCACCAGTATGCCGGAGGCAATAGGCTTTGCCGAGTCCCTCTTGAAAAGAGTAGTGAGGGAGTTCCTAAATAGCCACGGAGACCTCCTTGACCCTCCAAGGATTGAGTGGCTTGATAAGACCTTCCTATCTGAGAAATATCCGGTCGTCACGTACGATGAAGCCGTGAACCTGCTGGCTCGTAATGGTTTCGATGTTAGAAAAGGTAGCGAGCTATCTCACGAGGCTGAGGCGTTTTTAGGAGAGTACTATGGTATTCCTGTTTGGCTGATTGGTTTTCCTTCAACTGCTAGAGGATTCTACTATATTGAAAACGCTGAGAGGCCCGGTTATAACGTTGACTGGAACCTGATACTTCCAGAAGGGCATGGAGAAATACTAGACGGGGGATGCAGGGAGTACAGGGCTGAGGAATTAAGAAGGAGGATTCAAGCCTTGGGCGAGAACCCGGCAGAGTATGAATGGTTTCTAAACATTGCTTCAAAAGGGTTTGTGAAACCTTCTTGCGGATGGGGCTTAGGACTTGAGAGGTTGGTTAAAGCCTTCCATGGGCTACCCCATATCGGGTTCGCAACACCCCATCCACGGCTGCCTGGTATAATTGGTCCTTAA
- a CDS encoding PA14 domain-containing protein has product MPNYVLVKTKSGLLNGLLTRFYTWKGNKPPEDTAGLTPIAESVSPYVSFIYTDRPHPNVPPEYFMIEWKGFLKVENPGKYTFYVISSDGCKLWVNQELIINEWYDQPSRLHMSREIKLLKGFHQVRLLYYNRLRFGEITLGWVRPDGGSETIPREHFYFTVSNKVFFTGLPDRYKIVVKPVGIEKVYQCLFAQGVCMISDLEEAMPVPANISVYNAENTLIYSTATPLEIWGGDEYMVKEG; this is encoded by the coding sequence TTGCCAAACTATGTCTTAGTAAAAACAAAAAGCGGTTTGCTCAACGGTCTTTTAACAAGATTTTACACATGGAAAGGCAACAAGCCCCCGGAGGATACTGCTGGATTAACCCCTATAGCGGAGTCGGTCTCCCCGTACGTGAGCTTTATCTACACTGACAGACCGCATCCTAACGTACCCCCAGAATACTTCATGATTGAGTGGAAGGGTTTTCTCAAAGTCGAGAACCCTGGGAAATACACGTTTTACGTCATATCTTCCGATGGATGCAAGTTGTGGGTTAATCAGGAGCTGATAATAAATGAATGGTATGATCAGCCGAGCCGTTTACACATGAGCCGCGAGATCAAGCTTCTAAAAGGGTTTCACCAAGTAAGGCTCCTATACTACAACCGCCTCAGGTTTGGGGAAATAACCCTGGGCTGGGTCAGGCCTGACGGTGGCAGCGAGACGATTCCAAGGGAGCACTTCTACTTCACAGTGAGCAATAAGGTCTTCTTCACCGGGTTACCTGATAGATATAAAATCGTGGTGAAGCCTGTTGGAATAGAGAAGGTTTACCAATGCTTATTCGCACAGGGGGTCTGCATGATTAGCGATCTCGAGGAGGCTATGCCCGTGCCGGCTAATATAAGCGTTTACAACGCTGAAAACACCTTGATCTACTCTACAGCAACGCCGTTAGAGATTTGGGGAGGGGATGAATACATGGTTAAGGAGGGATGA
- a CDS encoding ArsR family transcriptional regulator: MTLDEKIEVVIELLTRVLMKLERLENELSKAGADPALYQISLELATLFSKPIMETLEAARRVYSIIAGFTEIDPISKAVIYVLSACEPYTISEITRKVRDLRGSSSRRIISDRLRGLEARGIVINIGSPQRPRFTLKACMDDNYGKEA, encoded by the coding sequence ATGACTCTTGACGAGAAGATCGAAGTCGTTATTGAGTTGTTGACAAGAGTATTGATGAAGCTGGAGAGGCTTGAGAATGAGCTAAGTAAGGCAGGTGCTGACCCGGCCTTGTACCAAATCTCGCTGGAATTAGCCACTCTTTTTTCCAAACCAATCATGGAGACGCTTGAGGCGGCTAGAAGGGTTTACTCAATTATTGCAGGGTTCACGGAAATCGACCCTATCAGCAAGGCAGTTATATACGTCTTATCGGCTTGCGAGCCTTATACTATCTCAGAGATCACGAGGAAGGTTAGAGATCTGAGAGGTTCTTCCTCAAGAAGGATAATAAGCGATAGGCTAAGAGGGCTTGAGGCTAGGGGGATAGTGATTAATATCGGCTCTCCTCAACGACCCCGATTTACACTAAAAGCATGCATGGATGATAATTATGGGAAGGAAGCTTAG
- a CDS encoding ZPR1 zinc finger domain-containing protein, which translates to MSEPVKIAEYEVECPVCSQKALVEDYIHNVPYYGDILISVLTCDKCGFRKRDIGVLSISEPRKIIYKVEKPGDERALLIRAGGSRVLIPEFNIEISPGPFSQGFITTIEGLIMDLIEKTSFLCESRGENDSECDRVLDLLNKAKDGLVEYTVIIEDYPGRSDIVSNKTKYVRIEKEESGEKPRL; encoded by the coding sequence ATGAGTGAGCCGGTGAAAATAGCGGAGTATGAGGTTGAATGCCCTGTTTGTAGTCAGAAAGCATTAGTGGAGGATTACATCCATAATGTACCGTATTATGGCGACATATTGATCTCGGTCTTAACCTGTGATAAATGCGGTTTCAGGAAGCGCGACATCGGCGTCTTATCAATTAGTGAACCGAGGAAGATTATTTATAAGGTTGAAAAACCAGGCGATGAAAGAGCATTATTGATAAGGGCCGGCGGCTCCAGGGTTTTGATACCTGAATTCAACATAGAGATTTCCCCGGGACCATTCTCCCAGGGCTTCATCACCACTATTGAAGGTTTAATCATGGATTTAATTGAGAAAACCTCCTTCCTTTGCGAGTCTCGGGGTGAAAACGACAGTGAGTGTGACAGAGTATTGGATCTGCTTAACAAGGCTAAAGATGGTCTAGTAGAGTACACTGTTATAATAGAGGATTATCCTGGTAGAAGCGATATTGTAAGTAACAAAACGAAATATGTAAGAATTGAGAAAGAAGAAAGTGGTGAGAAACCTAGGCTTTGA
- a CDS encoding amidohydrolase family protein, giving the protein MADIYVRGGWVLTLDSNRRIIKNGAVAISDGIIIDVGRREELDPSYKSFSDIVIEAERDIIMPGLVNTHVHLAQGLIRHCADYLPLIKWLKNRVWPLQGSYKPEEALASAKLVVAEMLKTGTTAFLETGLVGRYGPDKIIEFLHDSGIRAAVARHVMDLKGYALEENILHEGLVEPGDTSFNDTLRLYHKYNGLSNRIWIWFGPRTPGAVSLELYRKISEKARELNTGITMHLAEVREDVEYTLKGFGKKPVEFANWLGLTGRNVVLVHVVWVEDDEVKLLSETSTTVSHNPSSNMKLASGAARISEMLKAGVNVALGTDGGPSNNTYDLMREMKHAALLQPVRTLNAEAIRAEQVVEMATINGARALMIDHMVGSIEKGKKADIIVLDYWVPHLHPLVNPVSHLAYAASGSDVKHSIIDGKLVMYDRKLLTIDEEKIIEEAEKAAWQVYSRTGICKEPDTIWPIY; this is encoded by the coding sequence ATGGCAGATATTTATGTTAGGGGAGGATGGGTTCTAACACTTGATTCAAACCGAAGAATAATTAAAAACGGTGCCGTCGCGATCAGCGATGGGATCATTATAGATGTTGGCAGGAGGGAGGAGTTAGACCCCAGTTATAAAAGCTTCAGCGACATCGTAATAGAGGCTGAGCGAGATATCATAATGCCGGGTCTAGTAAACACCCACGTCCACTTAGCACAGGGGTTGATAAGACACTGCGCCGACTACCTGCCCTTAATAAAATGGTTGAAGAACCGGGTGTGGCCTCTCCAGGGAAGCTATAAGCCCGAGGAAGCCCTTGCCTCAGCGAAGCTTGTCGTAGCGGAGATGCTTAAAACAGGTACAACAGCCTTCTTGGAAACAGGGCTCGTTGGGCGTTACGGGCCCGACAAAATAATAGAGTTTCTACACGACAGCGGCATAAGGGCTGCGGTTGCTAGGCACGTAATGGATCTTAAAGGCTACGCATTAGAGGAGAACATCCTCCACGAAGGCCTCGTAGAGCCCGGTGATACCAGTTTTAACGATACTCTAAGGCTTTATCATAAGTATAACGGGTTGAGCAATAGGATATGGATATGGTTTGGTCCTCGAACGCCGGGAGCTGTGAGCCTCGAATTGTATAGGAAAATCTCTGAAAAAGCCCGCGAGCTAAACACGGGAATCACCATGCATCTGGCCGAGGTCAGAGAGGATGTTGAGTATACTTTGAAAGGCTTTGGTAAAAAACCGGTTGAATTCGCGAACTGGCTTGGTCTCACAGGTAGAAACGTCGTACTGGTACACGTGGTTTGGGTTGAAGATGATGAGGTAAAATTGTTGAGTGAAACCAGTACAACGGTGAGCCATAATCCTTCGAGCAATATGAAGTTGGCTAGCGGGGCGGCAAGGATTTCTGAAATGTTGAAAGCAGGGGTGAACGTTGCACTAGGAACTGATGGTGGGCCAAGCAACAACACGTATGACCTTATGAGGGAGATGAAGCATGCTGCATTGCTCCAACCTGTGAGAACCCTGAACGCGGAGGCTATCCGTGCAGAGCAAGTCGTTGAAATGGCAACTATTAACGGAGCTAGGGCGTTGATGATAGACCACATGGTAGGCAGTATTGAAAAAGGTAAGAAAGCTGATATAATAGTCTTGGATTACTGGGTTCCTCATCTACACCCCCTTGTTAATCCTGTATCACACCTGGCTTATGCGGCCTCAGGTAGCGATGTTAAACACTCCATAATAGACGGCAAGCTCGTAATGTATGATAGAAAACTACTCACAATCGACGAGGAAAAAATCATTGAGGAGGCTGAAAAAGCCGCCTGGCAGGTTTACAGCCGAACCGGCATTTGCAAAGAACCCGACACTATTTGGCCCATATATTAA
- the ade gene encoding adenine deaminase — MGIFFTRYSIEERSRLVEAAAGKLPADIVITNVNIVLPHTEEILEKHSIIVKDRRIAGVVEDELISKHISRETLIIDGSNDYVFPGFIDLHVHIESSLLDPVGFSKIALKHGTTTVVADPHEIANVLGVQGVELFVKASANLPLKILIDLPSCVPATDPALRLETTPHVISDKEIEQLACFDNIVGLGEVMDFLSVTNASDKVLRKLKVASEKGLIVNGHAPLLTGRLLDAYISAGIISDHESTTYHEGLEKLRKGMWLYIREGSAWRDLGELSKILLEKSNCELCAFVSDDVNVYDLFTQGHVDRIVNLAIEYGLDPIKAIKYATFNPAIRLHVEEHIGVLAPGRIADIVFSKSIKEIKPHTVISNGDILYYKGELKKTFPRYRYPEEALNTVKLGPFLENPSFTPRVGEFNGVARVNTINVQPGSALTKRTVEELAVENGEIRSDPSRDIMYVAVADRHRGSGGFSMGFIKGLGFKAGAIAQTIAHDTHNLITAGWNPQDMNVAVKEIARIQGGIVVVDDGRVIAEIPLRLAGLMSIEEPEEVFKKYVNMVEVLREKYGLNFESYFMTLALISLPVIPEIRITDKGLVDVSKGSLIPLVEEVLKA; from the coding sequence TTGGGCATCTTCTTCACACGCTACAGTATTGAAGAGAGAAGTAGACTAGTGGAAGCAGCGGCAGGCAAGCTCCCAGCCGATATCGTCATAACCAATGTCAACATCGTCCTCCCCCATACGGAAGAGATTCTTGAGAAACACAGCATTATCGTAAAGGATAGGAGGATAGCAGGAGTTGTTGAGGACGAGTTGATTTCGAAACATATTTCCAGGGAGACACTGATAATAGATGGTTCAAACGACTACGTGTTTCCTGGGTTCATAGACCTTCACGTCCATATCGAGTCGTCACTGCTTGACCCGGTGGGATTCTCCAAAATAGCTCTTAAACATGGAACAACCACGGTTGTAGCAGACCCCCATGAGATCGCCAACGTGCTGGGAGTTCAAGGCGTGGAGTTGTTTGTGAAGGCTTCCGCGAATCTTCCATTAAAGATATTGATAGATCTCCCGAGCTGTGTTCCAGCAACGGATCCTGCTTTAAGACTTGAAACCACGCCACATGTGATATCGGACAAAGAGATTGAGCAGCTGGCATGTTTCGACAACATTGTCGGCCTGGGAGAAGTTATGGACTTCCTCAGCGTTACTAATGCTTCAGATAAGGTATTGAGGAAGTTGAAAGTAGCAAGCGAGAAGGGGTTGATCGTTAACGGGCATGCTCCGTTGCTAACTGGGAGGTTGCTTGACGCGTACATTTCCGCCGGCATAATAAGCGATCACGAGTCAACCACTTATCATGAAGGCTTGGAAAAGCTGAGGAAGGGTATGTGGCTTTACATAAGGGAGGGTAGCGCTTGGAGAGATCTCGGGGAATTATCCAAAATCTTGCTGGAAAAGTCAAACTGCGAATTGTGCGCTTTCGTAAGCGACGACGTCAATGTTTACGACCTGTTCACGCAGGGACATGTTGACAGAATAGTTAACCTCGCCATTGAGTACGGTCTTGACCCTATCAAAGCGATAAAATACGCCACGTTTAACCCGGCCATTCGCTTACACGTGGAGGAGCACATAGGAGTCTTAGCACCTGGGAGGATAGCTGATATAGTGTTCTCTAAAAGCATAAAGGAGATTAAACCCCATACGGTTATCAGCAACGGGGACATACTCTATTATAAAGGGGAATTGAAGAAGACTTTTCCACGGTACAGGTATCCTGAAGAAGCGCTCAACACGGTTAAACTCGGCCCCTTCTTGGAAAACCCGAGCTTCACACCTCGCGTCGGTGAATTCAACGGGGTTGCCCGTGTCAACACTATTAACGTACAACCAGGGTCTGCTTTAACGAAGAGAACGGTGGAAGAGCTAGCTGTGGAGAACGGTGAGATACGGAGTGATCCTTCAAGAGATATCATGTATGTTGCTGTTGCGGACAGGCACAGGGGTTCTGGAGGCTTTTCAATGGGTTTCATTAAGGGATTAGGGTTTAAGGCTGGGGCTATAGCACAGACGATCGCTCATGATACTCACAACTTAATAACAGCGGGATGGAATCCGCAGGATATGAACGTAGCCGTCAAAGAAATTGCTAGAATACAGGGGGGAATAGTTGTCGTGGATGATGGGCGAGTAATAGCTGAGATACCTTTAAGACTAGCCGGTTTAATGAGTATTGAGGAGCCTGAAGAGGTTTTCAAGAAATATGTCAACATGGTAGAGGTTCTTCGCGAAAAATACGGGCTGAACTTTGAGTCTTACTTCATGACGCTCGCGCTGATTTCTCTTCCAGTAATACCGGAGATCAGAATCACGGATAAGGGACTGGTTGACGTTTCAAAGGGTAGTTTAATACCGCTTGTTGAGGAGGTTCTCAAAGCCTAG
- a CDS encoding radical SAM protein — protein MKTRSVKTSMRVLRVFDPWKSPLCTCPFKYSLHPYTGCSHFCPYCYATSYIGRKPSNPKNNFLAMLKTDLTKVEQGSIIELSTSSDPYPPVEAWAGLTRKTLILLHEHDMKMLITTKSHIVKRDVDILARAPAAVMITITTLNREISGRLEPGAPPLDKRLKTIQYLGEHGIPVGARIDPVIPGINDDPLELKELVDTVVDAGAQHIVTSTYKARWDSLKRLSQAFRDESLTTLYKESGEVLHGSIYLPKAERSRLLQPIITQAGVRKVTVATCREGLGAAFFKAPSCDGSHMITARKKKGGLDE, from the coding sequence TTGAAAACAAGATCCGTAAAAACAAGCATGCGCGTGTTAAGGGTTTTCGACCCGTGGAAATCTCCTTTATGCACCTGCCCTTTCAAATATTCACTACACCCTTACACCGGGTGCTCTCACTTCTGCCCCTACTGTTACGCAACATCTTACATAGGGAGAAAACCAAGCAACCCAAAGAACAACTTCCTCGCAATGTTGAAAACCGATTTAACAAAGGTGGAGCAAGGTTCGATTATAGAGTTAAGCACGAGCAGCGATCCCTATCCACCTGTTGAAGCATGGGCTGGGCTGACGAGAAAGACGCTCATACTACTCCACGAACATGATATGAAGATGTTGATAACAACGAAATCACACATAGTTAAGAGAGATGTGGATATTCTGGCGAGAGCGCCCGCGGCCGTGATGATAACCATAACCACGTTAAACCGTGAAATCTCGGGAAGGTTAGAGCCTGGGGCTCCACCACTGGATAAGAGGTTGAAAACCATTCAATATTTGGGAGAGCACGGTATTCCTGTTGGAGCCAGAATAGACCCCGTGATACCTGGAATAAATGATGACCCGTTAGAGCTTAAAGAGCTGGTTGACACTGTAGTTGATGCCGGAGCCCAACACATTGTAACATCTACCTATAAGGCTAGATGGGATAGTCTTAAAAGACTTTCACAAGCCTTTAGGGATGAGTCGCTGACAACCTTGTATAAGGAGAGTGGAGAAGTGCTTCACGGTTCAATATATTTACCGAAAGCTGAAAGGTCTCGCCTTTTACAGCCTATTATAACTCAGGCCGGTGTGAGGAAGGTTACCGTAGCCACGTGTAGAGAAGGATTGGGGGCTGCATTTTTTAAAGCACCTTCGTGTGATGGTTCACATATGATTACAGCAAGGAAAAAGAAGGGAGGCCTCGATGAGTGA